tcttatacctttaaatagagactctgataaAACATTGTAATAACCCCTTTAATTAATAAAGCACATTCTctgttgctttcatattttctttattctttattcttcttatctctttttattttataacattcatggcttttttttaaaaataagctGAAAATTAGATTATGTTTAAGATATATAATgtgatttataatttaatttaatataattaaaataattttataagtaattatattttgattttaattaaaaattattgaataaaaataatgaaataaaaaagaataaataaaataataagtaactaATAaaggataaaattatttttaatttaaattcaattaataaataaaccTTAGGGCATTAGTGTATTTTTTATCAAACCCTAATTAAACTTGATCAAGAGTCGAACTATCCATCCAAATCTGAAAGCTCATTCAAATGAATTTgagaatatttagataaaaatattaaatttaaaaaataaatttagataaaataattagaataaaatggactgaagttataaaatttaaagttcaTAGTCTGGACTTACCACTTTTTAAGTGGAGAAGCAGAAGGCGATTATTATAATTAGTGGAAATGATACCGAGGTAATGTTTTCCTCCACCAACAATTTGTCTGCCGTTAATAACGAGCAAAAGTAACTAATTCCTCGACACTTCCCTTTCCAAGAAACCACAAAAACATTGGGAATGAACTAAAGAGAGACTCTTGTTTCAGTATAGCATAAATGTCATGCCATGGCACCCTGCAATTTCTAATTCAAagattaaacaaataatatatcGGCCGGCCAAGGCTATATCCACTTCATAAGCATTGGGTCGGGGGTTTCACCGGCTTTTGACCACTGCATGTTTTTACCTTGTCCGACACCATTATCACTCCCTCACTTCAATTTTGTTAATGTTCTTACCATtcctatttttaatattaaaagctTTGACTGACCATTTGAAACCAATCCTAAATTACGATTACGTCAAATCCATTCTTAAACTCTTGTCTTTTAGCTTTGTTTCACTATAAAAGGTAAAgccaataaaaaaaaatttaaagtagagGGATAAACGTTGAATTGAACACAAACAAACCATGAAAAAAGCTGGCGATTCCATCACGCCACACCCAGCAAAGCTTCTGCTATGCTGCAGCACCTCGCCAGCTCTTTGTTCCAATtcttgaatattatttaaataatctcAAAACCCCCACCATTTGATCAAATTCTGCCAATATATCCGACGACTATAATTATCTCATCAACATGATCGTCTTCTCCAACCTCTGATTACTTTTCACCATTTTCATCTCATGCTAGGGTTTAAATGAACACTCCCTTTTAAGTAGCAGCGCAACCAGAGGCATTATAAGCTACTCAATATTATGACATTTTGTTCATCAACAGCCCTAAAGGCTCGTGAATATGTTAACAACTCGGATATTATATATCTCCAATTGTGATTTTGTCTTTCTATTCTGTAGAGAACTATCATATAAGTTCAGTGTGGGAgccagggatttaaatagcggtccgttaccgaaatagcggccgttatatagcggtagcggCACCGTTCGAAACCGCTATTGCCGAAACCCGCTATACCCGCAATACACAATAAGTAAtgtaaaattcacgaccgcgatacctgcaatgaccgcaatagcatccgttatgtccgcaaccgcgataaacgcaatgcgaccgaaaacgcgaccgcaatttaaatccctgggaGCATCTAAACAAACAGAAGCTATGGTCGCAAGCTTAAGGCAAGGATCAAGCTCTAAATCTTTACCATATAGATCTTGTGGGAGCTATGCTATGACTAGAGTTAGTGATAAAGCTTTCATCCCGATCGAAAAAAATAGACTCGTTGATTTAACCCCGGCCGATGAATGAGAGAGCCAAGTCACATAAACACTTTTTTCAACGTTTTTAAGCCTCTCAAGTATTATAGGACATGCAAATGCAAAGCTGTATAGCATTAATTACTACCCAATGTGTGTATGCCCCCAACTTCAACCCACTTTCATTCCTCAAACTTCAActcttctcttctctcttttttgACGTCCCACAACCCTAAAAGTTGAATAATCAAATCATCTCTGCTATACCTACGCATTAGTAGTTTCTGAATCCCCATTCACCACTTCCACTTTATTTTACTTTCCTTTTGACACCTTTCTACCAATGGAGCAGGCTAGATTAAAATGTGCTTCAAgtattcactttttttttttatttcattaaaagttTTTAATCACTATATTAATGTGGTGTCACATTATGGTTAGCTTATAAATTATACATTATCAATGCACTCTCAATCCCTCAATAACTTGAAATAAACCcccataatatatattttaaagtgcATAGGAAACGAAGCCGACAAGCACAATCGAATAAGATCGTATTCATCTTTCATTCCATGACGTTAACATATAAACCCCATGACTTGATCCCCTCTCCCGTTCTCATCCTTGCAAAACCAAGATCCAATGCCCCACCCCCCTGCATTTTACCCAAAACAGTaaccccttttttctttttttggtttctCAAATCATGTACGGACACCCCATCTTTAACtttaaccttaaaaaaaaaaagacgtgCCTTTTGTTTTAacctttttactattttaaccatTTCCCCATTCTTAGTTGAACTTGATGATCATGAGCAGTAACTAAAACAAGGCAGGCATTGTTGCATAAATATTGGACAAGACTGCATGTATACACTAAGACATGCCTGCTGTGACCCATGGAAGCAACATTCCATGTGCTCACTCCTCagggaaaaaaaaacacaaaacaaTTTCATCTAAAGGATATGGTATTAACtaaatcaaatttcatattatatattttatacgaAAAAGGAATTCTATTGGTACATTTACATAATTTGAAAAGGTCAAGTCTCGTGTCTGAATTACTGGTCtatcttaattaaaatgttaaccACAAGGTCaaagttgtaaaagttttaaGATTTTATGTTTAGgtttatttctaaaataaaattaaaacttgtaTAGGGAGAAATTAAAAGAGGTAATAACTATGAAGATATAGATATAATTTGGAGTATGTAAAGATGAAATTCTTACATAGTTGAAGCTATCTAAGATGCTAAACAGATAATATTGTTTAGGAGACCCACATGTAACAAATGATTGCAACCTAACTTAAGCTAATTTATACACGTCGAccatatattatatattcataTTCTTTGTTGATTTTCAAGATTTCCtgtagaaagaaaaggaaaacgaAAGAAACCGTCCAAATCTAAGATAAACTACAATCACACCCCTTGGGAATATTCACATTCGACCTCATCACCTCCTCCTCATATTTTAATCCAAagtaaaatgttttaatattttcattgaaTATGTATGATTCCTTAAAGGTTTTCGTTTAAATgttgattattttatttctctttaaattaAAACTGTGCAAGTATTTATTATAAtcttccaaaaaagaaaaaaaagaagtccCAGATAGACTAATTTACTTGAAAAtcaactataattaaaatttaaacaaacaaaagACTGGGTTTcccaatactttcaccaaattaaaactaaaaaatatattttaattaataggaGAAGGTATATTTACATAAAATACTAATGTTATGATTTGGGAATTAAGTGTAAATTAATCATACATGACACGGATTTGATGATTCTGAATTGTTAAATATTAAATCCTAAAAAAGTTGGCCATGTTTTGGATTCTCTTATTCCCTAAATCTCCACTTTCTCACTTCCTCTCTATAAATACCAAAACCATCATGTATTCCtcacttccaagccaaaatcccaAATCTGAAACTTCCATTCAACTCTATTATTTCTCGCTATTTTTGAAAATGCATTGCCAGACGACAGGTTCATGGGGATCTTACATGCCAACCTCCAGGACTAATGTTGGAGATCCATTGGAGAGGATAGAGAGGTTAGCTTCGGAGAATGCGGTGGTTATCTTTAGCATTAGCAGTTGCTGCATGTGCCATGCCATTAAGAGGCTTTTCTGTGGCATGGGGGTTAACCCTACTGTGTATGAACTTGATGAAGATCCAAGGGGGAAAGATATGGAGAAGGCTTTGATAAGGCTACTTGGTACCTCTCCTCCTGTTCCTGTTGTTTTCATTGGTGGGAAGCTTGTGGGTGCAATGGATAGAGTCATGGCGTCTCATATCAATGGCACTCTTGTTCCTCTTCTCAAACAAGCTGGAGCTCTCTGGCTCTGATTATCTTTACCTTCCATCATTACAGTTTTAAGAAAATGACTGGTATAGCAAACTATGACAGAGGAAGAGGAGTAGTGGTTGTGGAGTCTCCTCCATTTTGGATACAGCAGCAATGAGTCAATGACTGATATGTCTTAGTTCCTaggtttctttttccttttgtcTTTATGTTCTTGTTGATGTTCTACAAGTGGGTCTTTATTGGTCTGCTTTGTGTTTTTCACTAATCTTGTTCTCTAGAGCGAAACATAATGGCTCCCTCCTCTGTACGAATCAAaagaaactatatatatatagtggttTCCAGAGTTTTCTCACTTTAGTTTTTGTTTCTGTTGCTCCTCTATACCGTATTGAATGTTAAGAGTTTAAAATGATTGATGGCTGACTATCTGACTAGTAAATGTGTTCCTTTTGAACTCATCCATGAAAAATCTAGTTATTAGTATATGGTCATAGCCATAGGGTTCTCACACCCTTGAAAACAGTAAAAGACAAGACACTGGTCCAAAACCCAACCTAAAGTGCTAAACACTACCAAGACTATTGTTGGGAAGGCAGGAACCCTTCATTTGGTGGGGGCCCATGCAATCCCACTTCTCCATCATCCATGGGAGCATGGCTCACCTGTCATAGAGGTTCAATGACCGCACAAACTTTTGTTTGCGGTGAGATTATGCTGGGTTCGAGCGCCTATATGGTGTTGGAAGTTGACCAAATTGTGAGAAGCATCAAGAATTTATGAGGAGGTGGATGACACAGCCACCTTCCGATGGAGGCCATGCCATGGGATACCAGGGATTCTTCTTCCGGGTTTTATCTTTGGCTTGATAAGACTCGTTGATTCTTTTGCCATAAACTAAGACTAGTAGTTAAATTCATTTTGTCTCATTGATGCTAAGAGCATCCATCCCAATCCATAATCATTGATGCTAAACCTAAACCCATATATAGTTAATACAGTGCTAACATATTGGATCTTCAAATAGTAAGTTGAGGTCCAATGATAATCTTGGCAAGCCATACTTGAAAACTGTGGATTATAGCACAAAGGAATGTGAGTTTTGAGTGGATGAGTGATTGCTTCCCACGTACACATTCCCCTCCCCTATTAATATTATTCCCAATGAATATGTATGCGTGATGTAGGATAAGCTAAGGAACAGTCACTTTGATATGGGGTTTGTTAAGTGACTGATCACTTTAGATCAAGTGGTCCCAAATTTAGACTATAGCCTCGTCTTTGGAACTTCCAAAAGACAGGGTCAGAGACAGTGAACTTGTATTGACgtcttataataaataaaaggaatGAAAGATATATAGAATGGCATCTTTGACAATCTGGAAATTGATGTATGGATGTTATTgatatatctatatatacataccaTAAGTTAATCAGATatcaatttaatttgataaagattaaatttttttattttacaatataacaaatattaatactatagtctttttatcttttcatattttttaataaaataattctatGATATAATTTGAACTTGTGAcacataatttttaaagttttaaactttAACTTAATCACTTCAATCAAAgtgttatttaatattaatataattttttttataaatatatattatgtcaTAACATAAatgtatcaaaatttaatatagatATGTAGCTCATCAATctattatttacatttttttttgaaattaccCTAAACTTGCCTTCAAACCTAACAAATGGGCCAATATGGGGAGGAATAACTTTAATTCCATCTAtccataaaatagattaaaataaagGTCTAATTTTGCCCCaatagtttttgaatttttaaaatttagtgtatttacttttaatttttaaaaactagtcctagttatttgatttaaaaaataaaatccaattgATGATACTATTAATCGACAtccattaaatttgaatatgtgttATAAACTGGACATTAATTTTGATGACGATTTTGAAGATAACAAGGTTGGAGAAAGTTTGAAAGTGAAAGGGAAGGAGAAAGTAGTGGAAGCTTAGTTAATTTTGGTTTGTGCATTCTAAACATTCAATATACTCTATATATGATCTGTAGTAATTTGATACATTAAATTAGGCTCTCCAATATGTTCAAGGAGCTTATTTTCAAGCAATTTAGATATCTTTTATATGTTTA
The Gossypium hirsutum isolate 1008001.06 chromosome A07, Gossypium_hirsutum_v2.1, whole genome shotgun sequence genome window above contains:
- the LOC107934893 gene encoding glutaredoxin-C1, coding for MHCQTTGSWGSYMPTSRTNVGDPLERIERLASENAVVIFSISSCCMCHAIKRLFCGMGVNPTVYELDEDPRGKDMEKALIRLLGTSPPVPVVFIGGKLVGAMDRVMASHINGTLVPLLKQAGALWL